In a genomic window of Candidatus Avedoeria danica:
- a CDS encoding DUF92 domain-containing protein yields the protein MTPVAIDLATGAALAAVGAFAAYQIRLLTAGGAVGATVIGALTFGLGGWEWALLLVIFFAVSSAVTQWQADEKAEAGRTFAKGGRRDLGQVLANGGLPALLAILHWRWPDAWLFAAYTGALAVATADTWATEVGLLAEAPPRLVTSGRIVRPGTSGGVTVLGTVAAVVGAAVVGLSAAALYSLRDVVTFGGLGMWSADGLPLLPIGALAGLVGTAVDSLLGATLQAQYRSGGDRGGRGDVIADHDDGVPHGGTAPSPHGDTERSIGLDGTRNELVRGWRWMTNDGVNAVAVAVGAGVAWVLVSGV from the coding sequence ATGACCCCCGTGGCCATCGACCTCGCCACCGGCGCCGCGCTGGCCGCGGTCGGGGCGTTCGCGGCGTATCAGATCCGTCTGCTGACCGCCGGCGGGGCCGTCGGCGCGACCGTGATCGGGGCGCTGACGTTTGGCCTCGGCGGCTGGGAATGGGCGCTGCTCCTCGTGATCTTCTTCGCCGTCTCCAGCGCCGTCACGCAGTGGCAAGCCGACGAAAAGGCCGAGGCCGGCCGCACGTTCGCCAAGGGCGGGCGGCGCGATCTCGGCCAGGTCCTGGCCAACGGCGGGCTGCCCGCGCTCCTGGCGATCCTCCACTGGCGCTGGCCCGACGCCTGGCTGTTCGCCGCCTACACCGGCGCCCTCGCCGTCGCCACCGCGGATACATGGGCCACCGAGGTCGGGCTGCTGGCCGAGGCGCCGCCCCGGCTCGTCACGTCGGGCCGGATCGTGCGCCCCGGCACATCCGGCGGCGTGACCGTCCTCGGCACCGTCGCCGCCGTCGTCGGCGCGGCGGTCGTCGGCCTGTCGGCGGCCGCCCTCTACAGCCTGCGCGACGTCGTCACGTTCGGCGGGCTGGGCATGTGGAGCGCCGACGGCCTGCCTCTTCTGCCGATCGGCGCGCTGGCCGGGCTCGTCGGGACGGCCGTCGACAGCCTTCTGGGCGCCACGCTGCAGGCGCAATACCGATCCGGGGGCGATCGGGGGGGCCGTGGGGACGTCATCGCGGATCACGACGACGGTGTGCCGCACGGCGGCACCGCCCCGTCCCCACACGGCGACACGGAGCGCTCCATTGGCCTCGACGGGACGCGGAACGAACTCGTGCGCGGATGGCGGTGGATGACGAACGACGGGGTGAACGCGGTGGCGGTGGCGGTGGGGGCGGGGGTGGCTTGGGTGTTGGTAAGCGGAGTGTAA
- a CDS encoding IS3 family transposase (programmed frameshift) — MRKSRFTEEQIVGILKLADAGQKVGDVCRQHGISGGTYYRWKAKYGGLDASELRRIRQLEDENRRLKQLVADLSLDNAVLKDLATKKLVTPAARRTAAGYAAETHGISERRACRLIAACRASVRYRGRKTTDHALRDRLHAIALERPRFGYRRLHLLLKREVGAVNHKRVYRLYREADLAVRRRKRKRVALPRQPQILPSRPGQTWTMDFVRDTLSSGRAFRTLNVLDIFTRECLAIEVDTSLPGERVTRVLDAVVAERGVPDSIRVDNGPEFAGKALDAWAYGHKVTLDFITPGKPVENAHIESFNGKFRDECLNQNWFTSLADARAVIAEWRHDYNTIRPHSALGHQSPAAFALLSYPSAGLS; from the exons ATGCGCAAGAGCCGGTTCACAGAGGAGCAGATCGTCGGGATCCTCAAGCTGGCGGATGCCGGCCAGAAGGTGGGCGACGTCTGTCGTCAGCACGGGATCAGCGGCGGCACGTACTACCGCTGGAAGGCCAAGTACGGCGGGCTCGACGCCAGCGAACTGCGACGGATAAGGCAGCTTGAGGACGAGAACCGCCGACTCAAGCAGTTAGTGGCCGACCTGTCGCTGGACAACGCGGTGCTCAAGGATCTTGCCACAAAAAAAT TGGTAACGCCTGCGGCCCGCCGGACCGCCGCAGGCTACGCGGCTGAGACGCACGGCATCTCCGAGCGACGGGCATGCCGGTTGATCGCTGCCTGTCGTGCGTCGGTCCGGTACAGAGGGCGGAAGACCACTGATCATGCCTTGAGGGATCGGCTGCACGCTATCGCGCTTGAGCGCCCGAGGTTCGGCTATCGGCGGCTTCATCTTCTGCTCAAGCGTGAGGTTGGAGCGGTAAACCACAAGCGCGTGTACAGATTGTACAGAGAGGCAGACTTGGCCGTACGGCGCCGAAAGCGCAAGCGGGTGGCCCTTCCAAGACAACCGCAGATCTTGCCGTCGCGACCCGGACAGACGTGGACCATGGACTTCGTGCGCGACACGCTTTCCAGCGGCCGAGCGTTCCGAACGCTCAACGTGCTGGACATCTTCACCCGCGAGTGCCTCGCCATCGAGGTCGACACGTCTCTGCCCGGCGAACGCGTTACACGCGTTCTTGATGCCGTCGTTGCCGAGCGAGGTGTGCCCGACTCGATCCGCGTCGACAACGGACCAGAGTTCGCCGGCAAAGCACTCGACGCCTGGGCCTACGGCCACAAGGTGACGCTCGACTTCATCACACCGGGCAAGCCGGTCGAGAACGCCCACATCGAGAGCTTCAACGGCAAGTTCCGCGACGAGTGCCTCAACCAGAACTGGTTCACCAGCCTTGCCGACGCCAGAGCCGTCATCGCCGAATGGCGCCATGACTACAATACCATCAGGCCGCACAGTGCGCTGGGACACCAGTCGCCGGCGGCATTCGCCCTGCTGTCCTATCCGAGCGCCGGACTCTCATAA
- a CDS encoding LysM peptidoglycan-binding domain-containing protein, with translation MTTFVRALARVRALTLVGVATMAGAAIIGHAGTVQASGLQTALQQGTTVAVSPAVASVGCGETVTVDIQINSVTGLYGLDFKLSYDPAVVEVVDANAAAPGVQIQSGPFPDVTAGQGLIQVNNVDIAGGVISYAASLINPTPAVDGSGVAAQVTFRGLAAGSSPLSFVSVLLSDRQASPITVTPVDGTVRVTCTGTPRPTATRPSGTAPRPTATRPGGGPTAVPSTDKCYHVVAKGETMYGIAAQYGTTVAALQQLNGIANPHWIVAGSRLKVPCGSGPWPTTVPGATAVPGGHPGGGNCFRYVVRLGDTLYRIAATNNDTVYGIASRNGIANPDRIRAGQSISVCPSGGGSYPPPPTGQCKQQHYVKPGETLSGIAWMYGLSTYVLQQANGLSNPNLIYAGQTLCIP, from the coding sequence ATGACCACGTTCGTGCGTGCCTTGGCACGCGTACGTGCCCTGACGCTGGTCGGGGTGGCAACGATGGCTGGAGCGGCGATCATCGGCCATGCCGGCACCGTGCAGGCCAGTGGTCTGCAGACGGCCCTGCAGCAGGGGACGACGGTGGCGGTTTCGCCGGCCGTCGCATCCGTAGGGTGCGGTGAGACCGTGACGGTCGACATCCAGATCAACTCCGTCACCGGCCTGTATGGCCTCGACTTCAAGCTGAGCTACGACCCCGCCGTCGTCGAGGTTGTCGACGCGAACGCGGCGGCGCCCGGCGTCCAGATCCAGTCCGGGCCGTTCCCGGACGTGACCGCTGGTCAGGGCCTCATCCAGGTGAACAACGTGGATATCGCCGGCGGCGTCATCAGCTACGCCGCCAGCCTGATCAACCCGACCCCGGCCGTCGACGGCAGCGGCGTCGCCGCGCAGGTGACGTTCCGCGGTCTGGCGGCCGGCAGCTCGCCGCTCAGCTTCGTCTCCGTCCTGCTGAGCGATCGACAGGCCAGCCCGATCACCGTCACCCCGGTGGACGGCACCGTGCGCGTCACGTGCACCGGCACCCCGCGCCCGACCGCCACGCGCCCCTCCGGCACGGCACCGCGCCCGACGGCTACCCGCCCCGGCGGCGGCCCGACGGCCGTGCCGTCGACGGACAAGTGCTACCACGTCGTCGCCAAGGGCGAGACGATGTACGGCATCGCGGCGCAGTACGGCACGACGGTTGCCGCGCTGCAGCAGTTGAACGGCATCGCCAACCCCCACTGGATCGTCGCCGGCAGCCGCCTCAAGGTCCCGTGCGGCAGCGGCCCGTGGCCGACGACGGTCCCCGGCGCCACGGCGGTACCGGGCGGTCATCCGGGCGGCGGGAATTGCTTCCGCTACGTCGTGAGGCTGGGCGACACGCTCTACCGCATCGCGGCCACCAACAATGACACGGTGTACGGCATCGCCTCGCGCAACGGCATCGCCAACCCGGACCGCATCCGCGCCGGCCAGTCGATCTCCGTCTGCCCGAGCGGCGGCGGTTCGTACCCGCCGCCCCCGACGGGGCAGTGCAAGCAGCAGCACTACGTGAAGCCTGGCGAGACGCTCTCGGGCATCGCGTGGATGTACGGCCTGAGCACGTACGTCCTCCAGCAGGCGAACGGCCTGTCGAACCCGAACCTGATCTACGCCGGCCAGACGCTCTGCATCCCGTAG
- a CDS encoding VWA domain-containing protein: MLHRCPPRGLALAAALVLSLAGANWQTQVTRAQIPVCAFGGGRHYIIGDRVWLDQDQDGIQDAGEVGLPNVTVKLFRTGQGTQQAGQCRTNADGNYWLDASVGTYYLQFTRPAGYMLSPKDAADDLLDSDPDPSTGRTPTFYLSSGAPEWHSARWDAGMFSEGGGSGGGSSVTIGLDHGDAPLSFPQTEHKVYASGATLQPTLTLATRVDTEDVGSIVRTGLDGKLAVGDDKVGIPDPNAPGNVVSDEDAVPFAYPPPGVNHHVVIRGRENTYETYVQGSGLLNAWIDFNLDGTWDNGSERVANNVPTTGGRSGFTFTVPSDAAITYDPAECRTDPSGCHDWQDPNFKFSYMRIRLSSQPLNDPATPAEDGEVEDHSIDIIEARPDVGVYFESVSRDPAIVGQPFTYGMLVDNKGYAAATNVVVRQQLQPGAEFVSAALTSGPTGATVACTMNTTTRILTCALSDLPSPLPMPQIRYNVVLNLTGKLGCNSMRSIADVSIAESENYLPNNHAERETPLVAGSAWDFADSPVSNNAVWWQGGPRHHVVGNLHLGNGPVDTEPFAHPNAGADGDDLMATDDEDGVELEEPLIKACKNGGQPGKVKVIAASAGTLSAWFNFNGDTTFANASPERVVLNQALTAGEHVLDITVPCDAVVGPTYARFRFVAPDETVSSARDPECITVLSGEVEDHVFTVFEQPSEANLAIDKSDLFDPVAEGEEFSYKIKVTNNGTEDARNVTVNDVLPSQLTYIGMTTTDPSAICAIDIGTPSISCSFAEIKGGRSLLITIDVQVKDDVVPVSDPPLPEGDGLDIFNTAYVNWDGGEERSDTETTRLVKPCALDLVLVIDVSLSMSTADLDLIGQSGIDLLDQLNVGETDSLNRAAVVTFDDAVVDQVHLIDPRSQLDALLGNIGRGTGLGTDLVVGLEAAQDELDTNGRKDSQGNRTALPVIILLSDGEHNGDPAALLQAADAIKASGTRIYTVAYGSNGTGGGGVAMMQSLSTRPSDYAFASNTVQGIADKFADIAARHCTCSPCPTTPAPTTAVPTTPVPTTPVPTTPPPPSCATISADRACTPTNSCASSWCEWTVAGTLPALACDPNAGALYSLDVTVDACDGQIANMWVVLPTGVHAMQRVVPWSTQKWQLSLDCLTARPPSTFTLRWINLTGGYPGAGPKHVDYTVCCTTCP, from the coding sequence TTGCTCCATCGTTGCCCACCGCGCGGTCTGGCACTTGCCGCCGCACTCGTCCTCAGCCTTGCCGGCGCAAACTGGCAGACCCAAGTCACCCGTGCTCAGATTCCGGTGTGCGCGTTCGGCGGCGGCCGACACTACATCATCGGCGACCGGGTCTGGCTCGATCAGGATCAGGACGGCATTCAGGACGCGGGCGAGGTCGGGTTGCCCAACGTCACCGTCAAGCTCTTCCGCACAGGCCAGGGCACGCAGCAGGCCGGACAGTGTCGGACGAACGCGGACGGCAACTATTGGCTGGATGCCTCCGTCGGCACGTACTACCTGCAGTTCACGCGCCCGGCCGGCTACATGCTGTCGCCCAAGGACGCCGCGGACGACTTGTTGGACAGCGACCCCGATCCCTCGACCGGACGGACGCCGACGTTCTATCTCTCCAGCGGCGCTCCGGAGTGGCACAGCGCGCGCTGGGATGCCGGGATGTTCTCGGAAGGTGGCGGGAGCGGCGGCGGCTCGTCGGTGACGATCGGCCTCGATCACGGCGACGCACCGCTGTCCTTTCCTCAGACCGAGCACAAGGTCTACGCCTCCGGAGCAACCTTGCAGCCGACACTGACGCTTGCCACGCGCGTCGACACCGAGGATGTGGGGTCGATCGTTCGGACCGGTCTTGATGGCAAGCTGGCGGTCGGTGACGACAAGGTGGGCATTCCGGACCCCAACGCCCCAGGTAACGTCGTGAGCGACGAAGACGCCGTGCCGTTCGCATACCCACCGCCCGGTGTCAACCACCACGTCGTGATTCGCGGCCGCGAGAACACGTACGAGACGTATGTGCAAGGCTCCGGCCTCCTCAACGCCTGGATCGACTTCAACCTGGACGGCACGTGGGACAACGGCTCAGAGCGCGTGGCCAACAACGTCCCGACGACAGGCGGCAGGTCCGGCTTCACCTTCACCGTGCCGAGCGATGCGGCCATCACCTACGACCCGGCCGAGTGCCGCACCGATCCGTCCGGTTGCCACGATTGGCAGGATCCCAACTTCAAGTTCAGCTACATGCGAATCCGGTTGTCCAGCCAGCCGCTGAACGATCCGGCGACGCCGGCCGAGGACGGCGAGGTCGAGGACCACAGCATCGACATCATCGAGGCCCGCCCGGACGTGGGCGTCTACTTCGAGTCGGTCAGCCGGGACCCGGCGATCGTCGGCCAGCCGTTTACCTACGGCATGCTGGTGGACAACAAGGGCTATGCCGCGGCGACGAACGTCGTGGTCCGGCAGCAGCTTCAGCCGGGCGCGGAGTTCGTGAGCGCCGCCCTCACGTCAGGGCCGACGGGCGCGACGGTCGCCTGCACGATGAACACCACCACGCGCATCCTCACGTGTGCGCTTTCCGACCTGCCATCACCGCTGCCGATGCCGCAGATCCGGTACAACGTTGTGCTGAACCTCACCGGAAAGCTGGGCTGCAACAGCATGCGGTCGATCGCCGACGTCTCGATCGCCGAGTCCGAGAACTACCTGCCGAACAACCACGCCGAGCGCGAGACGCCGCTCGTTGCCGGCAGCGCATGGGACTTCGCCGACAGCCCGGTGAGCAACAACGCGGTTTGGTGGCAGGGCGGTCCGCGCCACCACGTCGTCGGCAACCTCCACCTGGGCAACGGGCCGGTGGACACCGAGCCGTTCGCCCACCCGAACGCCGGCGCCGACGGCGACGACTTGATGGCGACGGACGACGAGGATGGGGTCGAGCTCGAGGAGCCCCTCATCAAGGCCTGCAAGAACGGCGGGCAGCCCGGCAAGGTCAAGGTGATCGCCGCTAGCGCGGGCACACTCTCGGCCTGGTTCAACTTCAACGGCGACACCACGTTTGCGAACGCCTCGCCCGAGCGCGTGGTGCTCAACCAGGCGCTCACTGCGGGCGAGCATGTGTTGGACATCACCGTGCCGTGCGATGCCGTCGTCGGCCCGACGTACGCGCGCTTCCGGTTCGTCGCCCCGGACGAGACGGTGAGCAGCGCGCGCGATCCGGAGTGCATCACCGTGCTGTCCGGCGAGGTCGAGGACCATGTGTTCACGGTGTTCGAACAGCCGAGCGAAGCCAACCTGGCGATCGACAAGTCGGACCTGTTCGACCCCGTGGCCGAAGGCGAAGAGTTCAGCTACAAGATCAAGGTGACGAACAACGGCACCGAGGACGCCCGCAACGTCACGGTGAACGATGTCCTCCCGTCCCAGCTCACGTACATCGGCATGACGACGACGGATCCAAGCGCGATCTGTGCGATCGACATCGGGACCCCGTCGATCTCGTGCTCGTTTGCCGAGATCAAGGGCGGTCGATCGCTGTTGATCACGATCGACGTCCAGGTGAAAGATGATGTCGTCCCCGTCAGCGATCCGCCGCTGCCGGAGGGTGACGGGCTGGACATATTCAACACCGCCTACGTGAATTGGGACGGCGGTGAGGAGCGGTCCGACACCGAGACGACGCGCCTCGTCAAGCCGTGCGCGCTCGACCTCGTGCTCGTGATCGATGTGTCGCTGTCGATGAGCACCGCCGATCTCGACCTGATCGGGCAGTCGGGCATCGACCTCCTCGACCAGCTGAACGTGGGTGAAACGGACAGCTTGAATCGTGCGGCCGTGGTGACGTTCGACGATGCCGTGGTGGATCAGGTGCACTTGATCGATCCGCGCTCGCAGCTCGATGCGCTGCTCGGGAACATCGGCCGCGGCACCGGCCTCGGCACGGATCTCGTTGTCGGCCTCGAGGCCGCGCAGGACGAGCTGGATACGAACGGCCGCAAGGACAGCCAGGGGAACCGGACGGCGCTGCCGGTCATCATCCTGCTCAGCGACGGTGAGCACAACGGCGATCCGGCCGCCCTCCTTCAGGCCGCCGATGCGATCAAGGCGAGCGGCACGCGGATCTACACCGTGGCCTACGGCTCGAACGGCACCGGCGGCGGCGGCGTTGCGATGATGCAGTCGCTGTCGACGCGGCCCTCGGACTACGCGTTTGCGTCCAACACCGTGCAGGGCATCGCGGACAAGTTCGCGGACATCGCCGCCCGACACTGCACATGCTCCCCGTGCCCGACGACGCCGGCGCCCACCACCGCGGTGCCAACGACACCGGTACCGACCACCCCGGTACCGACCACGCCCCCGCCACCGTCGTGCGCGACGATCTCGGCCGACCGGGCGTGCACGCCGACGAACTCCTGCGCTTCATCGTGGTGCGAGTGGACGGTGGCGGGCACGTTGCCGGCACTGGCGTGCGATCCCAACGCGGGGGCGCTCTACAGTCTCGACGTCACGGTCGATGCCTGCGACGGACAGATCGCCAACATGTGGGTCGTCCTACCCACCGGAGTCCACGCGATGCAGCGGGTGGTTCCGTGGTCGACCCAAAAGTGGCAGCTATCGCTGGACTGCCTGACGGCGCGCCCGCCGTCGACGTTCACGCTGCGCTGGATCAACCTCACGGGCGGCTATCCCGGCGCCGGCCCGAAGCACGTGGATTACACCGTGTGCTGCACGACCTGCCCGTAG
- a CDS encoding transposase has product MAALLICWSPLLSQWLTVIAGPANAKSKLRRLLRWLNNPQVDVAAYYRPFIRAVLAGWAGKEILLIFDGTNPNGAWVVCRVSVCFRGRAFLLCWRTFDTHSHSVRYAWYVAVLEEARALLPATCSTTLLGDRGFGHRRLMKWCTASGWHYLLRLKADSVVLLPDGS; this is encoded by the coding sequence GTGGCGGCGCTGTTGATCTGTTGGAGTCCGTTGTTGAGTCAGTGGCTGACGGTCATCGCGGGTCCGGCCAATGCCAAGAGCAAGCTGCGGCGCCTGTTGCGATGGCTGAACAATCCGCAGGTGGATGTGGCGGCCTACTACCGGCCGTTCATCCGGGCCGTCTTGGCCGGTTGGGCCGGCAAGGAGATCCTGTTGATCTTCGACGGGACGAATCCGAACGGCGCGTGGGTGGTCTGCCGAGTGTCGGTGTGCTTCCGTGGGCGGGCCTTCCTGTTGTGCTGGCGGACGTTCGACACGCACAGCCACAGCGTCCGCTACGCCTGGTACGTCGCCGTGCTTGAGGAGGCGCGCGCTCTGTTGCCAGCGACCTGCAGCACCACACTGCTCGGTGATCGCGGCTTCGGGCATCGTCGGCTCATGAAGTGGTGCACGGCCTCTGGCTGGCACTACTTGCTGCGGCTCAAGGCCGACAGTGTCGTGCTCTTGCCCGACGGCAGTTGA